The following coding sequences are from one Candidatus Nitrohelix vancouverensis window:
- a CDS encoding peptidylprolyl isomerase: MMAKERKTKKVQARHILVSSKEQAEELKKKIDDGEEFSKLAEEFSECPSKKRGGDLGWFGKGAMVRPFEVAAFTADEGQVVGPIKTEFGWHLIYVYEIQEDVSMDAGPPTGDEDANDDTLRTVAENYAHEFMMLGYSSKKVLSLFTSAHFKSANAVYQILGHDEINKIIANVFGQDIESSDPAEKEEAK; the protein is encoded by the coding sequence ATAATGGCCAAAGAAAGAAAGACAAAGAAAGTACAGGCCCGTCACATCCTTGTCAGCTCCAAGGAGCAAGCCGAAGAGTTGAAGAAAAAAATCGACGACGGCGAGGAATTTTCCAAATTGGCCGAGGAATTTAGCGAATGTCCCTCCAAGAAACGCGGAGGCGATTTAGGCTGGTTTGGCAAAGGCGCCATGGTTCGCCCGTTTGAAGTTGCGGCGTTCACGGCAGACGAGGGGCAAGTGGTCGGTCCGATCAAAACCGAGTTTGGCTGGCACCTCATCTACGTTTACGAAATTCAGGAAGACGTCTCGATGGACGCAGGCCCTCCAACGGGGGATGAAGATGCGAACGACGATACCTTGCGAACGGTGGCGGAGAATTACGCTCATGAGTTCATGATGCTGGGTTATTCGAGCAAAAAAGTTCTCAGTCTTTTCACCAGCGCGCATTTCAAATCCGCCAACGCGGTGTATCAGATTCTCGGGCACGATGAGATCAACAAAATCATCGCCAATGTGTTCGGGCAAGATATAGAAAGTTCGGATCCGGCGGAAAAAGAAGAAGCCAAGTGA